GTGATATACCAGAACTCGCAAAAGTCGACGCGTTCGCCCCAGACATCCGGGGGACAGACACGAATCCCGTTTTCGAGCATATCAATCGCGGCGCCGAACTGCTGCCACACGGTCGTTTTCCAGGTCAGTTCCATAAACGGTCCTCTGCCGGATGGTACGGTAACCGGAAACCGCGCCCAGGCGAAAAACAGCGCGGACGCGGAGGCGAGATGCCGCAGCACTCGATCCCCCGCCGCGCATAAGTCCCTCGCGTCAGTCTAGTTCTTGGCGCCCCCGGACATGACGATATCCGGTTTGGTCGAGCCGACTATTGCAACCAATTCCTGAATCTCCTTCGCCGGGACATTATGTTTGGCGAGGATTTCCTTGAATATGGTAACCATGCGGTCCCATTCGCGCCCGGTGATATTGAGATGAGCGTGGGACTCTTTCATAGCCCGACCCTGATAGTGGCACGGCCCGCCGGTCACCTGGCACACCAGCGCTGTCACATGATACTTGAGATAGGGAGCCGGTACCCGCTTTCTGGCCGCGGCAATCGCCGGATTCGCGTTGAGCACCGTGTCGGGAACAAGCGCGTCAATGAAATCACTGACCACAACCGAGATCGGTCCCAGGCCCCCGAGGCGGTCATAGAGCGACGGCTCTTTCTTTTCGGCACTT
This window of the Candidatus Zixiibacteriota bacterium genome carries:
- a CDS encoding group 1 truncated hemoglobin — translated: MISRKIGLLTIITVLAALTCGYGLASAQGSAEKKEPSLYDRLGGLGPISVVVSDFIDALVPDTVLNANPAIAAARKRVPAPYLKYHVTALVCQVTGGPCHYQGRAMKESHAHLNITGREWDRMVTIFKEILAKHNVPAKEIQELVAIVGSTKPDIVMSGGAKN